One region of Mycolicibacterium insubricum genomic DNA includes:
- a CDS encoding ABC transporter ATP-binding protein/permease, whose translation MEPFEFAIEWAQAPFDSLIWIAEAWAISAVVTLALLALIGVFTSWGRQFWRITSGYFVGPGSARVWLWLAVILLIVMAGVRLDVLFSYQSNDMYTSVQTAVQGIAAGDDVVRDSGIRGFYMSLGVIFSLLATLHVARIMLDLFLVQRFMLDWRAWLTDNLTEDWLDGRAYYRSRFIDDTIDNPDQRIQSDIDVFTAGVGPLPNTPNKLAENMLLFGAIQNVTSVIAFTGILWQLSGPLTLFGVTIPRAIFWAAFAYVLIASVVSFWIGRPIIRLSFNNEKFNAAFRYALVRLRDAAESVAFYRGERAEHHQLRIRFAPVVANYKRYINRMMGFLGWNLSMSQAIVPIPWLIQAPRLFRGEIKFGDVTQTASAFGAINNGLSFFRNAYDDFAGWRAAVIRLHGLVVANEQSRALPSLDVYGSDDGSVSLLDVTVRTPVGAALISALNLALRPGDTMIITGKSGSGKTTLLRSLAQLWPYATGAMACPDRDDVLFMSQLPYVPLGDLRAVVSYPREPGAVSDEALEAMLRRVALPQLASRLDEAHDWAKVLSPGEQQRIAFARLLLSRPAVVFMDESTSALDEGLEYMLYDLVRTDLPDTILVSVSHRDTVEQHHRLELKILGDGNWRLGAVGEFAPAADPRG comes from the coding sequence CTGGAGCCGTTCGAGTTCGCCATCGAGTGGGCTCAGGCCCCGTTTGACTCGCTCATCTGGATCGCCGAGGCGTGGGCGATCTCGGCGGTGGTGACCCTCGCGCTGCTGGCACTGATCGGAGTGTTCACCTCCTGGGGCCGGCAGTTCTGGCGGATCACCAGCGGCTACTTCGTCGGGCCGGGCAGCGCCCGGGTGTGGCTGTGGCTGGCCGTCATCCTGCTGATCGTGATGGCCGGGGTGCGTCTGGATGTGCTGTTCAGCTATCAGAGCAACGACATGTACACCTCGGTGCAGACCGCGGTGCAGGGCATCGCCGCCGGCGACGACGTGGTCCGGGACTCGGGTATCCGTGGCTTCTACATGTCGCTCGGGGTGATCTTTTCGCTGCTCGCGACGCTGCACGTGGCGCGCATCATGCTCGATCTGTTCCTGGTGCAGCGGTTCATGCTGGACTGGCGCGCCTGGCTGACCGACAACCTGACCGAAGACTGGCTCGACGGCCGGGCCTACTACCGGTCCCGGTTCATCGACGACACCATCGACAACCCCGATCAGCGAATCCAGTCCGATATCGACGTGTTCACCGCCGGCGTCGGCCCGTTGCCCAACACGCCGAACAAGCTCGCCGAGAATATGCTGCTGTTCGGGGCGATCCAAAATGTCACCAGCGTGATCGCGTTCACCGGCATCCTGTGGCAACTGTCCGGACCTTTGACACTGTTCGGGGTGACGATTCCTCGGGCCATTTTCTGGGCGGCCTTCGCCTATGTGTTGATCGCCTCGGTCGTCTCGTTCTGGATCGGCCGCCCGATCATCCGGCTGTCGTTCAACAACGAGAAGTTCAACGCGGCCTTCCGGTATGCGCTGGTCCGGTTGCGCGACGCCGCCGAATCGGTGGCGTTCTACCGCGGCGAGCGCGCCGAGCACCATCAGCTGCGGATCCGGTTTGCGCCGGTGGTCGCCAACTACAAGCGCTACATCAACCGAATGATGGGCTTTCTGGGCTGGAACCTGTCGATGAGCCAGGCCATCGTGCCGATCCCCTGGCTGATCCAGGCGCCCCGGCTGTTCCGCGGCGAGATCAAGTTCGGTGACGTCACCCAGACCGCCTCGGCGTTTGGCGCCATCAACAACGGCCTGTCGTTCTTCCGCAACGCCTACGACGACTTCGCCGGCTGGCGGGCGGCGGTCATCCGTCTGCACGGCCTGGTGGTGGCCAACGAGCAGAGCCGGGCGCTGCCCTCACTGGACGTCTACGGCAGCGACGACGGCTCGGTGTCGCTGCTGGACGTGACAGTGCGAACCCCGGTCGGCGCCGCGCTGATCTCCGCGCTCAACTTGGCTCTGCGTCCCGGCGACACGATGATCATCACCGGCAAGTCCGGGTCCGGGAAGACAACGTTGCTGCGCAGCCTGGCCCAACTGTGGCCATATGCCACCGGCGCCATGGCCTGCCCCGACCGCGATGACGTGCTGTTCATGTCGCAGCTGCCGTATGTGCCGCTGGGTGATCTGCGCGCCGTGGTGTCCTACCCGCGAGAACCCGGCGCCGTGTCCGACGAGGCGCTGGAGGCTATGCTGCGGCGGGTTGCGTTGCCGCAGTTGGCTTCCCGGCTCGACGAGGCGCACGACTGGGCGAAGGTGCTCTCCCCCGGCGAGCAGCAGCGCATCGCGTTCGCCCGGTTGCTGCTGAGCCGGCCCGCGGTGGTGTTCATGGACGAATCCACCTCCGCACTCGATGAGGGCCTGGAGTACATGCTCTACGACCTGGTCCGCACCGATTTGCCGGACACCATCCTGGTCAGCGTCAGCCACCGCGACACCGTCGAGCAGCATCACCGCCTGGAGCTGAAGATCCTCGGCGACGGGAACTGGCGTCTGGGCGCGGTCGGCGAGTTCGCGCCCGCGGCTGACCCTCGCGGTTAG
- a CDS encoding cation:proton antiporter regulatory subunit encodes MEVREVLLPGIGLCYEFNTADRDRIGVIAKRSGDFEVVRYQRSDPDAAVPIMRLTGEEAEAMAQILGAPRIVDRFSALTSGMTELDASQVRVRPGTPFVDRPLGDTQVRTRTGASIVAIVRDELVLPSPGPSDVLRAGDVLVVIGTDEGLTRVEQILDRG; translated from the coding sequence ATGGAGGTCAGAGAGGTCCTGTTGCCGGGCATCGGGCTGTGCTACGAGTTCAACACCGCCGACCGAGACCGCATCGGGGTGATCGCCAAGCGCAGCGGAGACTTCGAGGTGGTCCGCTACCAGCGCAGCGACCCCGACGCGGCGGTGCCCATCATGCGGCTGACGGGGGAGGAGGCCGAGGCGATGGCCCAGATCCTCGGCGCACCGCGCATCGTGGACCGGTTCTCGGCGCTGACCAGCGGGATGACGGAACTCGACGCCAGCCAGGTGCGCGTCCGCCCCGGGACCCCGTTCGTCGACCGGCCGCTGGGTGACACCCAGGTCCGCACCCGCACCGGAGCCTCGATCGTCGCGATCGTGCGCGACGAGCTGGTGCTGCCCTCACCGGGGCCCTCGGACGTGCTGCGAGCGGGGGACGTTCTCGTCGTGATCGGGACCGACGAAGGCCTGACCCGCGTCGAGCAGATCCTCGACCGCGGCTAG
- a CDS encoding LysM peptidoglycan-binding domain-containing protein, with protein sequence MGDTLTEGQKLQKGDSLTSNNGAYTLTLQDDGNLVLAARGEAVWATGTDGQGVERAEVQTDGNFVLYTADKPVWHTDTKGKKNVKLVVQNDRNVVLYAADGPAWDSGTETDAPPPAEPEVELAAAEEPAPEPEPAPAPEPRTYTVVSGDTLWAIAEKFYGDGSKYQRIADASGVANPDLIQPGQVLTIPE encoded by the coding sequence GTGGGAGACACGCTCACCGAGGGCCAGAAGCTCCAAAAGGGAGATTCGCTGACCTCCAACAACGGCGCCTACACCCTGACGCTGCAGGACGACGGCAACCTGGTCTTGGCGGCCCGCGGAGAAGCCGTGTGGGCCACCGGCACCGACGGGCAGGGCGTCGAGCGCGCCGAGGTCCAGACCGACGGCAATTTCGTGCTGTACACGGCCGACAAGCCGGTCTGGCACACCGACACCAAGGGCAAGAAGAACGTCAAGCTCGTCGTACAGAACGACCGTAACGTCGTGCTCTACGCCGCCGACGGCCCGGCCTGGGATTCGGGCACCGAGACCGACGCCCCGCCGCCGGCGGAGCCCGAGGTCGAGCTCGCCGCGGCCGAGGAGCCCGCACCCGAGCCCGAGCCGGCTCCGGCACCCGAGCCGCGCACCTACACCGTCGTCTCCGGCGACACCCTGTGGGCGATCGCCGAGAAGTTCTACGGTGACGGCTCCAAGTACCAGCGGATTGCCGACGCCAGCGGCGTCGCCAACCCGGATCTCATCCAGCCGGGTCAGGTGCTGACCATCCCGGAGTGA
- a CDS encoding FAD-binding protein: protein MSMDIPSTVNAADVTDWSDEVDVLVIGFGIAGGAAAVSAAAAGARVLVLEKAAVAGGTTSMAGGHFYLGGGTAVQQATGHDDTAEEMYKYLVTQARHADHEKIRAYCEGSVEHFNWLEGLGFEFERSFYPGKVVVPPGTEGLSYTGNEKVWPFCEQARPAPRGHSVPVPGELGGAAMVIELLLKRATDLGVAFRYETGATALVVDDDGAITGATWKHFTETGAVRASSVIIAAGGFAMNPDMVAEYTPALGQERKTKHHGMVAPYILGNPNDDGLGIRMGVSVGGVALDMDQLFITAAAYPPEVLLTGVIVNRNGDRFVTEDSYHSRTSAFVLEQPEQIAYLIVDEAHTEMPAMPLIRFIDGWETVAEMETALGIPAGNLAATLDRYNANAARGEDPDFHKQPEYVAAQDKGPWAAFDLSLGRAMYSGFTMGGLQVSVDGEVLRADGSPVPGLYAAGACASNIAQDGKGYASGTQLGEGSFFGRRAGAHAAARAAG, encoded by the coding sequence GTGAGCATGGATATTCCGTCCACCGTCAACGCCGCCGACGTCACCGACTGGTCCGACGAGGTCGACGTGCTGGTGATCGGCTTCGGCATCGCCGGCGGAGCGGCTGCGGTGAGCGCCGCGGCGGCCGGGGCGCGGGTACTGGTGCTGGAGAAGGCCGCCGTCGCCGGCGGCACCACTTCGATGGCCGGCGGGCACTTCTACCTCGGCGGCGGCACCGCGGTGCAGCAGGCCACCGGTCACGACGACACCGCCGAGGAGATGTACAAATACCTCGTCACGCAGGCCCGCCACGCCGACCACGAGAAGATCCGCGCCTACTGCGAGGGCAGCGTCGAACACTTCAACTGGCTCGAGGGCCTCGGCTTCGAGTTCGAGCGCAGCTTCTACCCGGGCAAGGTCGTGGTGCCGCCTGGCACCGAGGGCCTGTCCTACACCGGCAATGAGAAGGTGTGGCCGTTCTGCGAGCAGGCCAGGCCCGCGCCCCGCGGCCACTCGGTCCCGGTGCCGGGCGAACTCGGCGGCGCCGCCATGGTCATTGAACTGCTGCTCAAGCGGGCCACCGATCTCGGCGTGGCCTTCCGCTACGAGACCGGCGCGACGGCGCTGGTGGTCGACGACGACGGCGCCATCACGGGCGCCACCTGGAAACATTTCACCGAGACCGGCGCGGTGCGGGCGTCATCGGTGATCATCGCGGCCGGCGGTTTCGCGATGAACCCGGACATGGTCGCCGAGTACACCCCCGCCCTCGGGCAGGAGCGCAAGACCAAACACCACGGCATGGTCGCGCCGTACATCCTGGGCAACCCGAACGACGACGGCCTGGGCATCCGGATGGGGGTGTCGGTCGGCGGCGTGGCGCTGGACATGGACCAGCTGTTCATCACCGCGGCTGCCTACCCGCCGGAGGTGCTGCTGACCGGGGTGATCGTCAACCGCAACGGCGACCGGTTCGTCACCGAGGACTCCTACCACTCCCGCACCTCGGCATTCGTGCTGGAACAGCCCGAGCAGATCGCTTACCTGATCGTCGACGAGGCGCATACCGAGATGCCGGCCATGCCGCTGATCCGGTTCATCGACGGCTGGGAGACCGTCGCCGAGATGGAGACGGCGTTGGGCATTCCCGCCGGGAACCTGGCCGCCACCCTGGACCGCTACAACGCCAACGCCGCCCGCGGTGAAGATCCCGACTTCCACAAGCAGCCCGAATACGTTGCCGCGCAGGACAAGGGCCCGTGGGCGGCCTTCGATCTGTCGCTGGGCCGGGCCATGTACTCCGGGTTCACCATGGGCGGGCTGCAGGTGTCCGTCGACGGCGAGGTGCTGCGCGCCGACGGTTCGCCGGTACCCGGCCTGTATGCGGCGGGTGCGTGCGCGTCGAACATCGCCCAGGACGGCAAGGGCTACGCCAGCGGCACCCAACTGGGGGAGGGCTCGTTCTTCGGCCGCCGGGCCGGGGCCCATGCCGCCGCCCGCGCCGCGGGCTAA
- a CDS encoding CDP-alcohol phosphatidyltransferase family protein: MSDQQRQDRVLTVPNVLSVLRLALIPLFAWLLLGEQSYGWATAVLMFSGASDWADGKVARLLNQYSRLGELLDPAVDRIYMVVVPVLFAVAHLVPWWVIAVLMGRDLILAALLPLIRRHGVSALPVIYLGKAATFALMSAFPLILLGAYDTVAGHVVGAIGWGFLIWGIWMYLWSFAVYLVSVVQIVRQLPRVY; this comes from the coding sequence GTGTCCGACCAGCAGCGGCAGGATCGCGTCCTGACGGTGCCCAATGTGCTCAGCGTGCTGCGGCTGGCGCTGATCCCGCTGTTCGCGTGGCTGCTGCTGGGCGAGCAGTCTTACGGGTGGGCAACGGCGGTGCTGATGTTCTCCGGTGCCTCGGACTGGGCGGACGGCAAGGTCGCCCGGCTGCTCAACCAGTATTCGCGGCTGGGGGAGCTGCTGGATCCGGCCGTCGACCGGATTTACATGGTCGTGGTGCCGGTGCTGTTCGCCGTCGCGCACCTGGTGCCCTGGTGGGTGATCGCGGTACTGATGGGCCGCGACCTGATTTTGGCCGCGCTGCTGCCGCTGATCCGGCGGCACGGGGTGTCGGCCCTGCCGGTGATTTACCTCGGCAAGGCGGCCACGTTCGCGCTGATGTCGGCGTTCCCGCTGATTCTGCTCGGCGCCTACGACACGGTGGCCGGACACGTCGTCGGCGCCATCGGGTGGGGTTTCCTGATCTGGGGCATCTGGATGTACCTGTGGTCGTTCGCGGTGTACCTGGTGTCCGTCGTCCAGATCGTCCGGCAGCTGCCGCGGGTGTACTGA
- the secA2 gene encoding accessory Sec system translocase SecA2 has product MVKSSEAPVQASDKSEQPKKTDKKAKTATAAKSDKKDRPAKSGKVSGRFWKLLGASADRNVARSRGEVEASSAFDGKAAGLDDDQLRKASGLLNLEGLAESADIPQFLAIAREAADRATGLRPFDVQLEGALRMLAGDVVEMATGEGKTLSGAIAAAGYALAGRKVHVISVNDYLARRDAEWMGPLLEAMGLSVGWITEDSTPEQRRAAYQCDVTYGSVNEIGFDMLRDQLVTDVADLVSPNPDVALIDEADSVLVDEALVPLVLAGTTHRETPRIEIIELVGTLTPGVDYDSDDDRRNIHLTETGAQKVEKTLGGIDLYSEEHVVTTLTEVNVALHAHVLLQRDVHYIVRDGKVQLINASRGRIATLQRWPDGLQAAVEAKEGIETTDTGEVLDTITVQALINRYPRVCGMTGTALAAGEQLRQFYRLGVSPIEPNTPNIREDEPDRVYITAAAKMEAILEHIAEVHATGRPVLVGTRDVAESEELFEKLVRRGVPATVLNAKNDAEEAAVIAEAGALNAVTVSTQMAGRGTDIRLGGSEAGEDDDRKAAVVELGGLHVVGTGRHHTQRLDNQLRGRAGRQGDPGSSVFFSSWEDELVTSHLDRAKLPMDTDEDGRITSAKASGLIDHAQRVAEGRLLDVHANTWRYNQLIAQQRAIIVDRRNTLLSTTAARDELEKLAPQRFAELRGTAEPGDDELDEDLDTDAETTEAEDESGRLMSEDELERTCRLIMLYHLDRGWADHLAYLADIRESIHLRALGRQNPLDEFHRLAVDAFTSLTADAIEAAQQTFETANITEETPGLDLSKLARPTSTWTYMVHDNPLQDDTLSALSLPGVFR; this is encoded by the coding sequence GTGGTGAAGAGCTCCGAGGCCCCCGTGCAGGCGTCCGACAAGTCCGAACAGCCGAAAAAGACGGACAAGAAGGCGAAGACGGCGACGGCGGCCAAGTCCGACAAGAAGGACCGCCCGGCCAAGTCCGGCAAGGTCAGCGGCCGGTTCTGGAAACTGCTGGGTGCCAGCGCGGACCGCAACGTGGCCCGCTCCCGCGGCGAGGTCGAGGCGTCCTCCGCGTTCGACGGCAAGGCCGCCGGCCTCGACGACGACCAGCTGCGCAAGGCCTCGGGCCTGCTGAACCTGGAGGGTCTGGCCGAATCGGCCGACATCCCGCAGTTCCTGGCCATCGCACGCGAAGCCGCCGACCGGGCCACAGGCCTGCGGCCGTTCGACGTCCAGCTCGAGGGTGCGCTGCGGATGCTGGCCGGCGACGTCGTCGAGATGGCTACCGGTGAGGGCAAGACGCTGTCCGGCGCGATCGCCGCCGCCGGCTACGCGCTGGCCGGGCGCAAGGTGCACGTCATCTCGGTCAACGACTACTTGGCCCGGCGCGACGCCGAATGGATGGGCCCGCTGTTGGAGGCGATGGGCCTGAGCGTCGGCTGGATCACGGAGGACTCCACCCCCGAACAGCGCCGCGCGGCCTACCAGTGCGACGTCACCTACGGCTCGGTCAACGAGATCGGCTTCGACATGCTGCGCGACCAGCTGGTCACCGACGTCGCCGACCTGGTCTCGCCCAACCCCGACGTCGCGCTGATCGATGAGGCCGACTCGGTGCTGGTCGACGAGGCGCTGGTGCCGCTGGTGCTGGCCGGCACCACGCACCGGGAGACGCCCCGCATCGAGATCATCGAGTTGGTCGGCACGCTCACCCCGGGCGTGGACTACGACTCCGACGACGACCGGCGCAACATCCACCTGACCGAGACCGGCGCGCAGAAGGTGGAGAAGACCCTCGGCGGCATCGACCTGTACTCCGAGGAACACGTGGTGACCACCCTCACGGAGGTCAACGTCGCCCTGCACGCCCACGTGCTGTTGCAGCGCGACGTGCACTACATCGTGCGCGATGGCAAGGTGCAGCTGATCAACGCCTCCCGAGGCCGGATCGCCACCCTGCAGCGCTGGCCCGACGGCCTGCAGGCCGCCGTCGAGGCCAAGGAGGGGATCGAGACCACCGACACCGGCGAGGTGCTCGACACCATCACCGTCCAGGCGCTGATCAACCGGTACCCGCGGGTGTGCGGCATGACCGGTACCGCGCTGGCCGCCGGTGAGCAGTTGCGCCAGTTCTACCGGCTCGGGGTGTCGCCGATCGAGCCGAACACCCCCAACATCCGCGAGGACGAACCGGACCGGGTCTACATCACCGCCGCCGCCAAGATGGAGGCGATCCTGGAGCACATCGCCGAGGTGCACGCCACCGGTCGCCCGGTGCTCGTCGGCACCCGCGACGTCGCGGAATCCGAGGAACTGTTCGAGAAGCTGGTCCGCCGCGGCGTCCCGGCGACGGTGCTCAACGCCAAGAACGACGCCGAGGAGGCCGCGGTGATCGCCGAGGCCGGCGCCCTGAACGCCGTCACCGTCTCCACCCAGATGGCCGGCCGCGGCACCGACATCCGCCTCGGCGGCTCCGAAGCGGGGGAGGACGACGACCGCAAGGCCGCCGTCGTCGAGCTCGGCGGGCTGCACGTCGTCGGCACCGGCCGCCACCACACCCAGCGGCTGGACAACCAGCTGCGCGGGCGTGCCGGGCGCCAGGGCGATCCCGGCTCCTCGGTGTTCTTCTCCAGCTGGGAGGACGAACTGGTCACCTCGCACCTGGACCGGGCCAAGCTGCCGATGGACACCGACGAGGACGGCCGGATCACCAGTGCAAAGGCCAGCGGCCTGATCGACCACGCCCAGCGGGTGGCCGAGGGCCGGTTGCTCGACGTGCACGCCAACACCTGGCGCTACAACCAGCTGATCGCCCAGCAGCGGGCCATCATCGTCGATCGGCGCAACACGCTGCTGTCCACCACCGCGGCGCGCGACGAGCTGGAGAAGCTGGCGCCGCAACGGTTCGCGGAACTGCGCGGCACCGCCGAGCCCGGTGACGACGAGCTCGACGAGGACCTCGACACCGACGCCGAGACCACCGAGGCCGAGGACGAGAGCGGCCGGCTGATGTCCGAGGACGAACTGGAGCGCACCTGCCGGCTGATCATGCTCTACCACCTGGACCGCGGCTGGGCCGATCACCTGGCGTACCTGGCCGACATCCGGGAGAGCATCCACCTGCGGGCCCTGGGCCGGCAGAACCCTCTCGACGAGTTCCACCGGCTGGCCGTCGACGCGTTCACCTCGCTGACCGCCGACGCTATCGAGGCCGCCCAACAGACCTTCGAGACCGCCAACATCACCGAGGAGACCCCGGGCCTGGACCTGTCGAAACTGGCCCGGCCGACCTCGACGTGGACCTACATGGTGCACGACAATCCGCTGCAGGACGACACCTTGTCGGCGCTGAGCCTGCCCGGCGTGTTCCGTTAG
- a CDS encoding cation:proton antiporter: MHASAALLLELGLVLTVLTLLGTAARRFNLSPIPLYLLAGLALGDGGIAPNAQLTGFLEAGATIGVVLLLLTLGLEFSVGEFAESMRRHLPSAGVDLVLNMTPGAVAGALLGLDAIGILAMAGITYVSSSGVASRLLTDLRRLGNRETPAVLSVLVLEDFAMAAYLPLLSVLAAGGSVMQAVIGMVIALTALTAAFAVSYRWGPHIGRLVSHPDAEQLLLRLLGLTLVVAALAEYINASAAVGAFLVGLTLTGETAQRARVVLSPLRDLFTAVFFVAIGLTTNAAHLIPMLPAALLLAAITAGTKMLSGAYAARIDGVGRQGRLRAGSVLVVRGEFSLVVIALVGEAYERVADIGTPYVFILAIAGPVLTRYLGAPREAPGRASSPGI; this comes from the coding sequence GTGCACGCCTCCGCCGCCCTGCTCTTGGAGCTGGGGCTGGTATTGACGGTGCTCACGCTGCTGGGCACCGCCGCGCGACGGTTCAACCTGTCGCCGATCCCGCTGTACCTGCTGGCCGGGCTGGCCCTGGGCGACGGCGGTATCGCGCCGAACGCCCAGCTCACCGGCTTCCTGGAGGCCGGTGCGACGATCGGCGTGGTGCTGCTGCTGCTCACCCTGGGCCTGGAGTTCTCCGTTGGCGAGTTCGCCGAGAGCATGCGCCGCCACCTGCCGTCGGCCGGGGTGGACCTGGTGCTCAACATGACCCCCGGCGCGGTCGCCGGCGCGCTGCTCGGCCTGGACGCCATCGGCATTCTGGCCATGGCCGGCATCACCTATGTGTCCTCCTCGGGGGTGGCGTCGCGACTGCTCACCGACCTGCGCCGGCTCGGCAACCGCGAGACCCCGGCGGTGCTCTCGGTGCTGGTCCTGGAGGACTTCGCGATGGCCGCCTATCTGCCGTTGCTGTCGGTGCTGGCCGCGGGCGGATCGGTGATGCAGGCGGTGATCGGCATGGTGATCGCGCTGACCGCGCTGACCGCCGCGTTCGCGGTCTCCTACCGCTGGGGACCGCATATCGGCCGGCTGGTGTCGCACCCGGACGCCGAACAGCTGCTGCTGCGACTGCTGGGACTGACCCTGGTGGTCGCGGCGCTGGCCGAGTACATCAACGCGTCGGCGGCCGTCGGCGCATTCCTGGTCGGCCTGACCCTGACCGGCGAGACCGCGCAGCGCGCCCGCGTGGTGCTCAGCCCGTTGCGCGACCTGTTCACCGCGGTGTTCTTCGTGGCCATCGGGTTGACCACCAACGCCGCGCACCTGATCCCGATGCTGCCCGCCGCGTTGCTGCTGGCGGCGATCACGGCCGGCACCAAGATGCTCAGCGGCGCGTACGCGGCACGCATCGACGGCGTGGGCCGGCAGGGTCGGCTGCGCGCCGGATCGGTACTGGTGGTGCGCGGTGAGTTCTCCCTGGTGGTGATCGCGCTGGTGGGCGAGGCCTACGAGCGGGTCGCCGATATCGGGACGCCGTACGTGTTCATCCTGGCGATCGCCGGACCGGTGCTCACCCGCTATCTGGGTGCGCCCCGGGAGGCGCCGGGCCGGGCCAGTTCACCGGGTATTTAG
- a CDS encoding sterol desaturase family protein, with the protein MIDALTPITDALSVLPPQMRDPVMFAVPFFLLLLVLEWGAARKLHSIDEHRIEEIRETMDDEDGRRESPSDDLFLGEKRPSSSRPELSSDDLFLGEKRPSSSRPELSSDDLFLGEKRPSSSRPAPGAYHRPDAWASLSMGLVSVATTAAWKFLALLGYAAVYAYVAPWHLPSTAWYTWVIAIVGVDLLFYLYHRIAHRVRVVWATHQAHHSSEYFNFATALRQKWNNSGEILMWLPLPLLGVPPWMVFFSFSLNLIYQFWVHTERIDRMWRPFEFVFNTPSHHRVHHGMDREYLDKNYAGILIIWDRMFGTYQDELFRPHYGLTKPVGTYNIWKLQTHEYVAIARDVKATSGLRNRLGYIVGPPGWAPAQD; encoded by the coding sequence ATGATCGACGCCCTCACCCCGATCACCGACGCGCTGTCGGTGCTGCCGCCGCAGATGCGCGACCCGGTGATGTTCGCGGTGCCCTTCTTCCTCCTGCTGCTGGTCCTGGAGTGGGGCGCGGCCCGCAAGCTGCACAGCATCGACGAGCACCGGATCGAAGAGATCCGGGAGACGATGGACGACGAGGACGGCCGCCGCGAGTCGCCGTCGGACGACCTCTTCCTCGGGGAAAAACGCCCCTCGTCGAGTCGTCCGGAGTTGTCGTCGGACGACCTCTTCCTCGGGGAAAAACGCCCCTCGTCGAGTCGTCCGGAGTTGTCGTCGGACGACCTCTTCCTCGGGGAAAAACGCCCCTCGTCGAGTCGTCCGGCCCCCGGCGCCTATCACCGGCCGGACGCCTGGGCCAGCCTGTCGATGGGCCTGGTGTCGGTGGCCACCACCGCGGCCTGGAAGTTCCTGGCCCTGCTGGGCTACGCGGCCGTCTACGCCTACGTCGCACCGTGGCATCTACCGTCGACCGCCTGGTACACCTGGGTGATCGCCATCGTCGGCGTTGACCTGCTGTTCTACCTGTACCACCGGATCGCGCACCGGGTCCGCGTCGTCTGGGCCACCCACCAGGCGCACCACTCCAGCGAGTACTTCAACTTCGCCACCGCGCTGCGGCAGAAGTGGAACAACTCCGGCGAGATCCTCATGTGGCTGCCGCTGCCGCTGCTCGGCGTGCCGCCGTGGATGGTGTTCTTCAGCTTCTCGCTCAACCTGATCTACCAGTTCTGGGTGCACACCGAGCGGATCGACCGGATGTGGCGGCCGTTCGAGTTCGTCTTCAACACCCCGTCGCACCACCGGGTGCACCACGGCATGGACCGCGAATACCTGGACAAGAACTACGCCGGCATCCTGATCATCTGGGACCGGATGTTCGGCACCTACCAGGACGAGCTGTTCCGGCCGCACTACGGGCTGACCAAACCCGTCGGCACCTACAACATCTGGAAACTGCAGACCCACGAATATGTGGCGATAGCCCGCGATGTGAAGGCGACCAGCGGGCTGCGCAACCGGCTCGGCTACATCGTCGGGCCGCCCGGCTGGGCACCCGCACAGGACTGA